In Candidatus Syntrophoarchaeum caldarius, one DNA window encodes the following:
- a CDS encoding DNA-directed RNA polymerase subunit A': MIANPKRIKSIKFGIFSPKEIRKMSVTKIITPDTYDDDGFPIEMGLMDQRLGVIDPGLRCKTCGGRPGECPGHFGHIELVAPVIHAGYARLIKKILRSTCVSCNRVLLEKKDRDRFVTQIKRFQQVGQPLEEILKEVFKKAMAVEICPHCGTKQPKITFESPTTYEEDGHKLMPADIRARLEQIPDEDLPVMGMNPKEVRPEWMVLTVLPVPPVTARPSITLESGQRSEDDLTHKLVDIIRINQRFQENREAGAPQLIIEDLWELLQYHVTTYIDNEVSGIPPARHRSGRPLKTLSQRLKGKEGRFRGSLSGKRVNFSARTVISPDPNLSINEVGVPQRIAEEMTITENVTDRNFESMQKLIRRGRRYPAANYVKRLDGKRVKVTEANYEELADQMQVGWKVERQLRDGDIVLFNRQPSLHRMSIMAHRVKVMPGKTFRLNPAVCPPYNADFDGDEMNLHVLQNEEARAEARILMDVEMNILSPRFGGPVIGGIHDHISGLYLLTRGDMRFDENDALELLRRSRITDLIEPSAGEGNNKPYWSGKDIFSMILPEGLNLRFEAEICQNCDTCLKEQCEHDAYVVIENGRLITGTIDEKAIGAFKGKILDRITKEYGYDRARKFIDEATSLAIRAITRLGFSFGIDDEDIPPDAQRQIQASIIATEERVAQLVDAYDNNELEPLPGRSIEETLELRIMQELGRVRDAAGEIAGKYLGMDNTAVAMAVSGARGSMMNLTQMAGCVGQQSVRGARITRGFDKRTLPHFRRGDLGAAAHGFVKSSYKEGLSPTEFFFHAIGGREGLVDTAVRTSQSGYFQRRLINALQDIEVKYDRTVRETRGMIVQFEYGEDGVDPSRGDYGKSVNIDRIIELVTGVGE, from the coding sequence ATGATCGCAAACCCAAAACGGATAAAATCAATAAAATTCGGTATCTTCTCACCAAAAGAGATCAGAAAAATGAGTGTAACAAAGATTATAACACCTGACACGTACGATGATGACGGCTTCCCTATCGAGATGGGACTGATGGATCAGCGTCTCGGAGTTATTGACCCAGGACTTCGCTGTAAAACTTGTGGTGGAAGGCCTGGCGAGTGTCCGGGTCATTTTGGACATATTGAGCTTGTTGCACCGGTTATTCATGCAGGATATGCACGTCTCATCAAAAAGATCCTGCGTTCGACGTGTGTATCCTGTAACCGGGTTCTGCTTGAGAAGAAGGATCGGGACAGGTTTGTGACGCAGATCAAGAGATTCCAGCAGGTAGGTCAGCCACTGGAAGAAATCCTGAAAGAAGTCTTCAAAAAAGCGATGGCCGTTGAAATATGTCCCCACTGTGGAACAAAACAGCCAAAGATCACATTCGAATCTCCGACCACATACGAAGAGGATGGACATAAACTCATGCCTGCAGACATCAGAGCACGACTTGAACAGATTCCCGATGAAGATCTTCCTGTTATGGGTATGAACCCAAAGGAAGTAAGGCCTGAATGGATGGTATTAACCGTTCTTCCTGTTCCGCCGGTTACTGCCCGTCCCTCGATCACGCTTGAGAGCGGGCAGCGGAGTGAGGATGATCTAACACATAAGCTCGTTGATATAATCCGTATAAACCAGCGTTTTCAGGAAAATAGGGAAGCGGGAGCGCCTCAACTAATTATTGAAGATCTTTGGGAGCTTCTTCAGTACCACGTAACAACCTATATCGATAACGAGGTATCAGGCATCCCGCCTGCGAGACACCGCAGTGGAAGACCTCTGAAGACCCTCTCACAGCGGCTTAAAGGAAAGGAAGGGCGGTTTAGAGGAAGCTTATCCGGTAAGCGTGTCAACTTCTCAGCCCGTACTGTGATCTCACCAGATCCAAACCTGAGCATAAATGAGGTTGGTGTACCGCAACGGATAGCAGAGGAGATGACGATAACCGAGAATGTCACGGATCGAAACTTTGAATCAATGCAGAAACTCATAAGGCGCGGAAGGAGATATCCTGCTGCCAACTATGTCAAACGTCTGGATGGCAAGCGTGTGAAGGTAACAGAGGCAAATTATGAGGAGCTTGCAGATCAGATGCAGGTTGGCTGGAAGGTCGAACGACAGCTCAGGGATGGTGATATCGTCCTTTTCAATCGTCAACCATCACTCCATCGGATGAGTATAATGGCGCACCGCGTAAAGGTGATGCCAGGCAAGACGTTCCGACTCAACCCCGCTGTCTGCCCGCCGTATAACGCAGACTTTGATGGGGACGAGATGAACCTCCATGTGCTCCAGAATGAGGAGGCACGGGCAGAGGCCAGGATACTGATGGATGTTGAGATGAATATACTTTCACCACGCTTTGGAGGACCTGTCATTGGTGGGATACACGATCATATCTCAGGGCTTTATCTCCTGACAAGGGGTGATATGCGGTTTGATGAGAATGATGCGCTCGAGTTGCTGCGCAGATCCAGAATCACAGATCTGATTGAGCCATCCGCAGGAGAGGGAAACAACAAACCATACTGGAGCGGAAAGGATATTTTCAGTATGATCCTGCCAGAAGGATTAAATTTGAGATTTGAGGCTGAGATATGCCAGAATTGTGATACCTGCCTCAAAGAGCAGTGTGAGCATGATGCTTATGTTGTGATAGAGAACGGCAGGCTTATAACCGGCACAATCGATGAGAAAGCGATCGGAGCGTTCAAAGGAAAGATCCTTGATCGAATTACAAAGGAATACGGCTATGATCGTGCGAGAAAGTTCATCGACGAAGCCACAAGCCTTGCGATAAGGGCGATAACGCGGCTCGGGTTTAGCTTTGGAATCGATGATGAAGATATACCACCCGATGCACAGCGGCAGATACAGGCGTCGATCATTGCCACAGAAGAACGGGTTGCTCAACTCGTAGATGCGTACGATAACAATGAGCTTGAACCTCTGCCAGGCAGATCAATCGAGGAGACTCTTGAGCTTCGGATCATGCAGGAACTTGGAAGAGTTCGTGACGCAGCGGGTGAGATCGCAGGGAAGTATCTTGGTATGGATAACACCGCGGTAGCAATGGCAGTTTCTGGTGCAAGGGGCTCGATGATGAATCTGACACAGATGGCTGGATGCGTTGGTCAACAGTCAGTACGAGGTGCACGGATCACGCGAGGATTTGATAAGAGAACGCTCCCTCATTTTAGACGGGGAGATCTCGGTGCAGCAGCACACGGATTCGTCAAGTCCTCTTACAAAGAGGGATTAAGCCCAACTGAATTTTTCTTCCATGCGATTGGTGGGAGAGAGGGGCTGGTCGATACTGCAGTGAGGACATCTCAGTCTGGTTACTTCCAGCGTAGACTCATAAACGCACTACAGGATATAGAGGTAAAGTACGACAGAACTGTCAGAGAGACACGGGGTATGATAGTCCAGTTTGAGTATGGAGAAGATGGCGTTGATCCATCGCGTGGTGATTATGGAAAGTCGGTCAATATCGATCGGATAATAGAGCTTGTCACCGGAGTGGGGGAGTAA
- a CDS encoding DNA-directed RNA polymerase subunit A', with protein sequence MARHDTIRALVKRGLSEELAEKVADAGLKLGDLKDLTVIQLQEKTSLSEEEAKEVLTLVGSKPRKKSPAALSLEERVEKLDLPYSVKNELIRRLRELDLPDAQVTEILNRTQAEYERIKVDPCEAVGVVAAQSIGEPGTQMTMRTFHYAGVAEIYITLGLPRIIEIVDARKTPSTPMMVIKLDETYRQDKQQAHRLASLIEATYPSHLGDIITLPDEMQIRIEVDEGALAKREIGIEEFISILENNRKFKADIELGEDGKSIIIRPEEYSYRALLELRKQLTSRNPSSGILITGIKGITRVVIRYEEGEYTLYTEGSALKEVMEIEGVDNTRTITNNIKEIEEVLGIEAARNAIITEMVNTLGEQGLNVDIRHLMLVADMMTVDGEVKQIGRHGIAGEKASVLSRAAFEVTVNNLLDASLYGYVDELNGVTENVIVGQPIKLGTGDVELVAKPYGKVVD encoded by the coding sequence ATGGCGAGACACGATACAATCAGAGCGCTTGTTAAGCGCGGGTTATCAGAAGAACTTGCAGAGAAGGTGGCTGATGCAGGTCTGAAACTTGGTGATCTTAAAGATTTAACCGTTATTCAGTTGCAGGAGAAAACCTCGCTATCAGAGGAGGAGGCAAAAGAGGTTCTCACGCTCGTGGGTTCAAAACCGAGAAAAAAATCTCCTGCTGCACTTTCGCTCGAGGAAAGGGTTGAAAAGCTGGACCTGCCTTACAGTGTCAAAAATGAACTTATAAGACGATTACGGGAACTTGATCTCCCTGATGCACAGGTCACAGAGATCCTGAATCGAACCCAGGCTGAGTATGAGCGGATCAAGGTGGATCCATGCGAGGCGGTGGGGGTTGTCGCAGCGCAGTCAATTGGCGAACCCGGTACGCAGATGACGATGCGGACATTTCACTACGCAGGAGTTGCCGAGATATATATCACGCTCGGACTTCCCCGTATCATCGAGATTGTTGATGCACGAAAGACGCCATCCACGCCAATGATGGTGATAAAACTCGATGAAACCTACAGGCAGGATAAACAGCAGGCGCACAGACTCGCATCGCTGATCGAGGCGACATACCCCTCGCATCTTGGTGATATCATAACACTCCCCGATGAGATGCAGATACGGATAGAGGTTGATGAGGGCGCGCTGGCAAAGCGTGAAATTGGGATCGAAGAGTTTATTTCAATTTTAGAGAATAATCGAAAGTTCAAAGCAGACATTGAGCTTGGTGAGGATGGCAAATCAATAATTATCCGTCCAGAGGAGTATTCATATCGTGCTCTCCTTGAGCTTCGAAAACAGCTGACGTCAAGAAATCCATCAAGCGGAATCCTGATCACAGGGATAAAAGGTATAACAAGGGTTGTGATCAGATATGAGGAGGGTGAGTACACACTCTATACCGAAGGTTCGGCATTGAAAGAGGTGATGGAGATTGAGGGTGTGGACAATACCCGAACAATAACGAATAATATAAAAGAGATCGAAGAAGTACTTGGTATAGAAGCTGCGAGGAATGCAATCATCACAGAGATGGTCAATACACTGGGTGAACAGGGTCTCAATGTAGATATCAGGCACCTGATGCTCGTGGCTGATATGATGACGGTCGATGGAGAGGTCAAACAGATCGGGCGGCATGGTATCGCCGGCGAGAAAGCTTCTGTCCTTTCAAGGGCGGCATTTGAGGTTACGGTTAATAACCTGCTGGATGCATCACTGTATGGGTACGTGGATGAGTTAAACGGCGTAACCGAGAACGTCATCGTTGGACAACCGATAAAACTTGGAACTGGGGATGTAGAACTGGTAGCAAAGCCGTATGGCAAGGTGGTGGATTGA
- a CDS encoding 50S ribosomal protein L30, whose product MDMDRALKIAMRTGKVVLGTKQTLKSIRNGRAKVVVVSANCPDSVRDKIEGVPIQEYKGLNTELGPACGKPFPVSVLAVIEPGDSGLV is encoded by the coding sequence ATGGATATGGATCGAGCACTAAAGATTGCTATGAGAACGGGGAAGGTAGTACTGGGTACAAAACAGACGCTTAAATCGATCAGAAATGGACGTGCAAAGGTCGTGGTCGTCTCAGCAAACTGTCCAGATTCAGTGAGAGATAAGATAGAGGGAGTACCCATACAGGAGTACAAAGGATTGAATACAGAACTTGGCCCTGCGTGTGGTAAACCATTTCCTGTCTCAGTGCTTGCAGTCATAGAGCCAGGTGATTCCGGGCTTGTATAA
- a CDS encoding NusA protein with KH region, archaeal, translating into MTLDTDCMRYIALFESSTGAVVRDCVVDSENDRLIFVIKQGEMGLAIGKGGENINRVRDMIDKKIEVVEYSDDVCEFICNSFQPVPIKSVKIVEKKKKQLAYVEVLKKDKGLLIGKNGRNIQKAKLLASRHHNIDDILVI; encoded by the coding sequence GTGACACTGGATACAGATTGTATGCGATATATTGCACTCTTTGAGAGTTCAACTGGTGCAGTGGTGCGTGATTGTGTCGTTGATAGTGAAAATGATCGGCTGATATTTGTCATCAAACAGGGCGAGATGGGGCTTGCCATTGGTAAAGGAGGAGAGAATATAAATAGGGTCAGGGATATGATAGACAAAAAGATCGAGGTTGTGGAATATTCGGATGATGTGTGTGAGTTCATCTGTAACAGTTTCCAGCCAGTACCTATAAAGAGTGTCAAAATTGTTGAGAAAAAAAAGAAACAGCTCGCATATGTCGAGGTTTTGAAGAAAGACAAGGGTCTTCTGATAGGAAAAAATGGTAGAAACATCCAGAAAGCCAAACTGCTGGCGAGCAGACATCATAATATCGATGATATACTGGTGATTTGA
- a CDS encoding Ribosomal protein S23, eukaryotic/archaeal has protein sequence MGKGMYAVRKLRKDRKKFRWSDRKYMTHALNLKKKVDPLEGAPRARGIVLEKIGIEAKQPNSAIRKAVRVQLIKNGKQISAFCPGDGAISFIDEHDEVTLEGIGGRMGGAYGDIPGVRYKVVEVNNMSLREMVLGKREKPVR, from the coding sequence ATGGGAAAAGGAATGTATGCAGTTAGAAAATTGCGCAAAGATAGAAAAAAGTTCAGATGGAGCGATAGAAAATATATGACTCACGCGCTCAATCTGAAGAAGAAGGTAGATCCGTTAGAGGGTGCTCCCAGGGCACGTGGTATTGTACTTGAGAAGATTGGGATTGAGGCAAAGCAACCAAACTCTGCGATACGAAAGGCAGTCAGGGTTCAGCTTATAAAGAATGGTAAGCAGATTTCTGCATTCTGTCCAGGCGATGGTGCCATCAGTTTCATAGATGAGCACGACGAGGTCACGCTCGAGGGTATCGGCGGCAGAATGGGTGGCGCGTACGGTGATATCCCTGGCGTTCGCTACAAGGTTGTTGAGGTCAATAACATGTCGCTTCGAGAGATGGTTCTTGGAAAACGTGAGAAACCTGTGAGGTAG
- a CDS encoding Ribosomal protein S7, eukaryotic/archaeal codes for MAEESFGSHFLVFGKWSCEGLEFKDLGIDRCIGLEGFIVPYSTGAKKRFDKIKMPIVERLINKIMRGEHNTGKKQKAYNIVKEAFEIIAERTNKNPLQVFITAIENAGPREEIVRLKFGGISVPKSVDTSPLRRVDQALMNIAKGAKRSAFKSKRSISECLATEIIAAANYDVRAFSIAKKEEKERIAKAAR; via the coding sequence ATGGCAGAAGAGAGCTTCGGAAGTCATTTTCTTGTATTTGGCAAGTGGAGTTGTGAAGGTCTTGAATTCAAAGATCTTGGAATTGATCGATGCATTGGACTTGAGGGTTTCATCGTTCCATACTCCACTGGCGCAAAGAAGCGGTTTGACAAGATAAAGATGCCAATCGTTGAGCGACTCATAAACAAGATAATGAGGGGTGAACATAACACAGGCAAGAAGCAGAAAGCTTATAATATCGTGAAAGAAGCATTTGAGATCATCGCTGAACGAACAAATAAGAACCCACTTCAGGTTTTTATCACAGCAATCGAGAATGCAGGACCGAGAGAGGAGATCGTGAGGCTGAAGTTTGGTGGTATCTCAGTCCCCAAGTCTGTTGACACATCGCCGCTGAGACGGGTTGATCAGGCACTTATGAATATCGCAAAAGGTGCCAAACGGTCGGCGTTCAAGAGCAAGCGATCGATAAGTGAGTGTCTTGCCACAGAGATCATCGCAGCGGCAAACTATGACGTACGAGCATTCTCGATCGCGAAAAAAGAGGAGAAAGAGCGTATCGCAAAAGCGGCACGGTAG
- a CDS encoding circadian clock protein KaiC, which yields MDRLTTGIDGLDDMLYGGIPVNHVAVIAGPAGAGKTIASLQFVHANLLKGKNCLYISAGEDPEALLANTRSFGWEFDRFLDSGALTLMKPRLIEVVNLTSDFLEKLPHVVKRSNAEIIVIDSITEFNDLCQTDIERRGRVLNLYEAIKESGATGILTAEAAVDGNGTRYGIADYVTDGVILLRRLQSKDLSELIHVVQISKMRWIQHSKEIRQYEVTEKGIRVHSKYSVIFSE from the coding sequence ATGGATCGGCTTACAACCGGGATAGATGGATTGGACGATATGCTGTACGGGGGGATTCCTGTAAACCATGTTGCAGTCATTGCCGGACCTGCTGGTGCTGGAAAAACGATCGCATCTCTGCAATTTGTTCATGCAAACCTGTTAAAAGGTAAGAACTGTCTTTATATCAGTGCAGGCGAAGATCCAGAGGCGTTGCTGGCAAACACAAGATCGTTTGGGTGGGAATTTGATCGTTTCCTCGATTCTGGAGCCCTTACATTGATGAAACCGAGACTGATCGAGGTTGTCAATCTCACGTCAGACTTTCTTGAGAAGCTTCCGCATGTGGTCAAGCGATCGAATGCCGAGATCATCGTAATCGACTCGATAACCGAGTTCAACGATCTCTGCCAGACAGATATAGAACGCAGGGGGAGAGTTCTCAACCTGTATGAGGCAATAAAAGAGAGTGGAGCGACAGGAATTTTAACGGCTGAGGCAGCTGTGGACGGTAATGGAACAAGATACGGGATTGCTGATTATGTCACCGATGGCGTGATCCTCCTGAGGCGGTTACAGTCAAAGGATCTGAGTGAACTCATTCATGTCGTCCAGATCAGCAAGATGCGATGGATTCAACATTCAAAGGAGATTCGCCAGTACGAAGTTACCGAGAAGGGGATACGAGTTCATTCAAAGTACAGTGTGATATTCAGTGAATGA
- a CDS encoding response regulator receiver — protein MNDRGDFDYMIFADRDKERKEVVEGFLKDGSTLVIGLRSARVERYFYRLAYDIYEMSDEIDGILWVCYNATPTKVRERFESYEIPIPENFWCIDMISSMIGLPKDDPQVIYCNTPTDYNCIFLTIDYVIKKIGRVVVAFDDLNAALSYDSPDRLVKVLRNLNNRIPEKGCTSLYLLVEGATTPETENAIQATMNAIFRVGEKIQVSSPTRSIRLKKWFKTWEELEKTTWSDVFSFKDPVLYILLLISLVVNVFLMMLLFYVVMQRIGI, from the coding sequence GTGAATGATAGAGGGGATTTTGATTACATGATATTTGCTGATCGGGATAAAGAGCGCAAGGAAGTTGTAGAGGGTTTTCTCAAAGATGGCAGTACACTCGTCATCGGTCTGCGCTCAGCGAGGGTTGAGCGCTATTTTTACAGGCTTGCGTATGATATTTATGAGATGAGCGATGAGATCGATGGAATTCTATGGGTCTGTTACAATGCCACCCCAACTAAGGTGAGAGAACGATTTGAATCCTACGAGATCCCGATCCCTGAGAACTTCTGGTGCATCGATATGATAAGCTCAATGATAGGGCTTCCAAAAGATGATCCACAGGTGATCTACTGCAACACACCAACTGACTACAACTGCATCTTTCTCACAATAGACTATGTGATCAAGAAGATCGGTAGGGTGGTTGTTGCCTTTGATGATCTGAATGCTGCCCTGAGCTATGACTCGCCGGATCGACTCGTCAAGGTGCTCAGAAATCTCAATAACAGGATACCAGAGAAAGGATGTACAAGTCTGTATCTGCTTGTAGAAGGAGCTACAACGCCTGAAACCGAGAATGCAATCCAGGCAACGATGAATGCAATATTCAGGGTCGGTGAGAAGATACAGGTTTCTTCCCCAACACGTTCGATCAGGCTTAAAAAATGGTTCAAGACATGGGAGGAGCTTGAGAAAACAACATGGAGTGATGTCTTTTCTTTCAAAGACCCGGTACTTTATATATTGTTATTGATATCGCTGGTTGTGAACGTTTTTCTTATGATGCTCCTCTTCTATGTTGTGATGCAGCGGATCGGGATCTAA
- a CDS encoding protein containing DUF192 — protein MIAENVECADSYLRKVRGLMLRRTFKDTALVFPFKKETVVRIHMLFVFFPIDLLFLNKSLQILDLATLKPFIGYRSSKVPVSFVIELPAGTIREAGLERGTNIEFRS, from the coding sequence GTGATCGCAGAAAACGTTGAGTGTGCAGACAGTTACCTCAGAAAGGTGAGAGGGTTGATGTTAAGGCGTACGTTCAAGGATACGGCACTCGTTTTTCCGTTTAAAAAGGAAACAGTTGTCAGGATCCACATGTTATTCGTTTTCTTTCCGATCGATCTGCTATTTCTGAATAAATCACTCCAAATCCTGGATCTCGCAACCCTGAAACCCTTTATCGGATACAGATCATCGAAGGTACCGGTCTCGTTTGTAATTGAACTACCAGCAGGGACGATCAGAGAGGCTGGACTTGAAAGGGGAACTAATATTGAATTCAGGTCTTAG
- a CDS encoding flagellar assembly protein J: protein MPSTMDCFDMPVDRYVKRFAAPIILMSFTFAAVMLLLFPDVFGEGIFRLVIYLIPLFGTLLTVAYPKMMVDKKRADINNNMHYFITHMGVLATSDLTLTGIFELLRKKKEEYGALADEISKIFLMVDTWHLSMSEACRFVGRRTPSLLLSDFLDRLAHAMDAGEAMDVFLTSEQEVVMKQYDVVYRGQLYQIELMKEMYLSMVMALIFMASFAIIMPLITGVDPAQMMMMTVFMFIFMETVLVFFVNTKTPHEKLWHTVNLETEREQKIKRTIPVAITGCLVMLILILLLQLDLPLQLKAAIVFTPLILIGHVIKKAEADIKRRDDNFASFIRSLGASAAARGGIVDVALKDLRAHDFGALTQDVNNLYQRLAIRVNKMRSWYHFAAETGSSLIQRFSDMFIESIDVGGKADSAGNIISNNFIHIMGLRTQRYQTGSSLVGVMYGLTAGVAVTLYLSLGIVGTMQDLFSSTSLPQEVVGGMLQETLDPTILNVLLLVILVGHSFASAIMIKLVEGGSLKGATLHFVIMMWIGAMSSVLTLKGTASMIGGFGAMEGIT from the coding sequence ATGCCAAGCACGATGGATTGTTTTGATATGCCAGTGGATCGGTATGTCAAGCGATTTGCTGCGCCCATCATCCTGATGAGCTTCACATTTGCGGCTGTTATGCTCCTGCTTTTTCCTGATGTATTTGGTGAAGGTATATTCAGGTTGGTCATCTATTTAATCCCGCTCTTTGGTACCCTCCTTACCGTTGCCTATCCAAAGATGATGGTTGATAAGAAGCGGGCAGACATCAACAACAACATGCACTACTTCATAACTCACATGGGCGTTTTAGCAACCTCTGATCTCACACTGACCGGTATATTTGAGCTTCTTCGCAAGAAAAAAGAGGAATACGGGGCGCTTGCAGACGAGATCAGTAAGATCTTCCTGATGGTCGATACATGGCATTTAAGCATGTCAGAGGCGTGCAGGTTTGTCGGCAGAAGAACTCCTTCACTTCTTCTCTCAGACTTTCTCGATCGATTGGCACACGCGATGGATGCAGGTGAAGCAATGGATGTTTTCCTGACGAGTGAGCAGGAGGTTGTGATGAAGCAGTATGACGTTGTATACAGAGGACAGCTCTACCAGATCGAGCTGATGAAAGAGATGTACCTCTCGATGGTGATGGCGCTGATATTTATGGCGTCATTCGCGATCATAATGCCTCTTATAACCGGTGTCGATCCGGCACAGATGATGATGATGACGGTCTTCATGTTCATATTCATGGAAACGGTTCTGGTCTTCTTTGTCAATACAAAGACCCCTCATGAGAAACTCTGGCACACGGTCAATCTGGAGACAGAGAGGGAGCAAAAGATAAAGCGAACAATTCCTGTCGCAATCACAGGATGCCTTGTAATGCTGATTTTAATTCTTCTCCTGCAACTTGATCTTCCACTACAGCTCAAGGCTGCGATTGTCTTCACGCCGCTCATACTCATAGGTCATGTAATCAAAAAGGCAGAGGCGGATATAAAGCGGAGGGATGATAACTTTGCATCCTTCATCCGTTCACTGGGTGCGTCTGCTGCTGCAAGAGGGGGGATCGTGGATGTTGCGCTCAAAGATCTGAGGGCACATGATTTTGGGGCATTAACTCAGGACGTCAACAACCTCTATCAGCGGCTGGCGATTCGTGTCAACAAGATGCGCTCATGGTATCACTTTGCAGCAGAGACCGGAAGCAGCCTGATTCAGCGTTTCTCTGATATGTTCATCGAGTCGATCGATGTGGGTGGCAAGGCAGATTCCGCAGGTAATATCATCTCAAATAACTTCATACATATTATGGGGTTGAGGACACAGCGATACCAGACAGGAAGCAGTCTTGTGGGTGTGATGTACGGTCTCACGGCGGGTGTTGCGGTCACACTCTATCTTTCGCTTGGAATCGTTGGGACGATGCAGGACCTATTCTCATCAACATCACTTCCTCAGGAGGTTGTTGGCGGCATGCTCCAGGAGACGCTTGATCCCACGATACTGAATGTTCTCCTCCTGGTGATTCTCGTAGGACATTCATTCGCATCTGCTATCATGATCAAACTTGTTGAAGGGGGGAGCCTCAAAGGTGCAACACTGCACTTTGTTATAATGATGTGGATCGGTGCGATGAGTTCGGTTCTCACGCTGAAAGGTACAGCATCGATGATAGGTGGATTTGGGGCCATGGAGGGGATAACCTGA